One genomic segment of Desulforamulus reducens MI-1 includes these proteins:
- the addB gene encoding helicase-exonuclease AddAB subunit AddB yields MSLRFIVGRAGSGKSHSCLEEVRQRLRQNQGESSIILLVPEQATFQYEYMLATTPELKGMIWAQVLSFRRLAFRVLQEMGGAARAHIDDLGKKMVLRRILEQRKSELKVFHRAAKQPGFADSLASALSELKLYRIEPQELQKGIQHMQEAPGSAIRDKLADLSLLYNDLEEFLSGRFTDPDDYLNLLAQRLPGSRTVQGAEIFIDGFTGFTPQEYGVIEQMLGTADRVHVALCFDPMYLQEPCDELEFFYPTVETYHTLLDMAGALRISLEPPIICGKETPVRFQKDSAIAHLEKYYFRHPLQASDAAQGVSLVACANRRAEVEAAAREIIRLCREEELSWRDIVVVLRDLTNYSDLINTIFNDHGIPVFIDEKRNVLHHPLVELIRSALEVITQHWAYDPVFRYLKTDLIPVQRDDVDRLENYVLAHGIRGNRWNDNRDWTYRRQYTLGEDCDIDDNEAEQLAQLNVVRYAAIEHINNFSKKVANCGNVRQITTALFELLESLSVAERMEAWAKEAEVAGRLIEAKEHAQIWDNVILLLDEIVEAMGEQELNLEEYLQVLEAGLESLKLGLIPPGLDQVVVGTLERSRNPNVKAALVLGISDGVLPARPVEEGLFSDYEREALREIGLNLAPGARRKLFDEQYLIYTALTRASSRLWLSYPQADDEGKALMPSPVIQRVKELLPLIQEEILPVEPPCLGGDLAFIANPSRSLSYLAAMLRETVAGRLVDPVWQDVYSWFVQQPQYQESCRRVLAGLYHVNQETSLPPSMGRRLYGSRLRASVSRLERFTTCPFSHFLSHGLKLKERSQFKLAAPDLGQFFHAALKLFAERIKALSLDWGQLSRGQIITITGEIVEELAPQLQNEILLSTARHRYLIKKLRRTLERAVVTLAEHARRGSFRPVAVEIGFGDNAELPAVQLDLADHCQMEMAGRIDRIDSACEGGQHYYSLIDYKSGQPDIKLADIVHGLKLQLLTYLDVALRYSKQLTQQEALPAAMLYFSVRDPFVASTGPMTEEEAEKNLLKQLKMKGLLLADPLVISKMDKELSGQSDLLPVGLKKNGDFYSNSRVITEEQFKLLRNYLEFKLKSIGQQMVSGDIAISPYQRGKEKACRYCIFKSVCQFDPLLEDNLFRLLADQEEQVLWSLIKESLGDKHE; encoded by the coding sequence GTGAGCCTTCGCTTTATTGTTGGAAGAGCGGGAAGCGGGAAAAGCCACAGTTGTTTAGAAGAAGTGCGACAGAGACTCCGACAAAATCAGGGAGAATCGTCCATAATTCTGTTGGTCCCAGAACAGGCCACATTTCAATATGAATATATGCTGGCAACCACGCCAGAGCTAAAGGGAATGATTTGGGCTCAGGTATTGAGCTTTCGTCGTCTGGCCTTTCGAGTACTGCAAGAAATGGGCGGTGCAGCCAGAGCCCACATTGACGATTTGGGTAAAAAGATGGTACTCAGACGGATTCTCGAGCAGCGTAAGTCAGAGTTAAAAGTATTTCACCGTGCGGCTAAGCAACCGGGATTTGCCGATAGCCTAGCCAGTGCACTTTCGGAATTAAAGCTCTACCGTATCGAGCCTCAGGAGTTACAAAAGGGAATACAGCATATGCAAGAGGCACCGGGCAGCGCCATTCGGGATAAGTTAGCCGATCTGAGTCTGCTATACAATGACCTGGAAGAATTTTTGTCAGGACGTTTTACCGACCCGGATGATTATTTGAATTTATTGGCCCAACGTCTCCCTGGTTCCCGCACTGTTCAGGGTGCAGAAATTTTTATCGATGGTTTCACTGGCTTTACACCCCAGGAATACGGTGTTATTGAGCAAATGCTGGGTACCGCAGACAGGGTACATGTGGCTCTGTGTTTTGACCCAATGTACTTACAAGAGCCATGTGATGAATTAGAGTTCTTCTACCCCACAGTAGAGACTTACCACACCCTGCTGGATATGGCAGGTGCTCTAAGAATTTCCCTTGAACCGCCAATAATTTGTGGGAAAGAAACTCCTGTTCGTTTTCAAAAAGACTCTGCCATAGCACATTTGGAGAAATACTACTTCCGTCACCCGTTGCAAGCCAGTGATGCTGCCCAGGGAGTTAGTCTGGTGGCTTGTGCCAACAGGCGGGCGGAGGTAGAAGCAGCAGCAAGGGAAATTATACGCCTTTGCCGTGAAGAAGAGCTAAGCTGGCGGGATATTGTTGTTGTACTAAGGGATTTGACTAACTACAGTGATCTAATTAATACAATTTTTAACGATCATGGCATACCGGTCTTTATTGATGAGAAGAGAAATGTTCTCCACCACCCTCTGGTTGAATTAATACGTAGTGCTCTAGAGGTAATCACCCAGCATTGGGCCTATGATCCGGTCTTTCGATATTTAAAAACCGATTTGATACCAGTGCAGCGTGACGACGTAGATAGGTTGGAAAACTATGTATTAGCACATGGCATTCGAGGTAACCGTTGGAACGATAACAGGGATTGGACTTACCGCAGACAATATACCTTGGGTGAAGATTGTGACATTGATGACAATGAGGCAGAGCAATTGGCCCAGCTTAATGTTGTTCGCTATGCGGCCATTGAGCATATAAATAATTTTTCAAAAAAGGTTGCCAACTGCGGTAATGTACGGCAGATAACCACTGCCCTTTTTGAACTTTTGGAATCTTTATCTGTGGCAGAACGGATGGAAGCATGGGCTAAGGAAGCTGAGGTAGCCGGTCGACTTATTGAAGCCAAAGAACATGCCCAAATTTGGGATAATGTAATCCTATTATTGGATGAAATTGTTGAGGCAATGGGAGAGCAAGAACTAAACCTGGAAGAATACCTTCAGGTATTGGAGGCAGGACTGGAGAGTTTAAAATTGGGTCTAATTCCACCGGGATTAGACCAGGTGGTGGTGGGGACCCTAGAGCGTTCCCGTAATCCCAATGTAAAGGCTGCCTTGGTGCTAGGTATCAGTGATGGAGTTTTGCCAGCGCGGCCTGTTGAAGAGGGACTATTCAGTGACTATGAGCGGGAAGCACTGAGGGAAATAGGCTTAAATTTGGCTCCGGGTGCTAGAAGAAAACTTTTTGATGAGCAGTATTTAATATATACAGCCTTGACCAGAGCCAGTAGTCGGTTATGGCTGAGTTATCCCCAGGCTGACGATGAGGGAAAGGCATTGATGCCATCCCCGGTAATTCAGCGGGTAAAGGAATTGCTTCCCCTTATTCAGGAAGAAATTTTACCGGTAGAACCGCCTTGCCTGGGGGGAGATCTAGCTTTTATAGCCAATCCTAGCAGGAGCTTATCTTACCTGGCGGCCATGCTGAGGGAAACAGTGGCGGGACGATTGGTGGACCCTGTTTGGCAGGATGTTTATTCCTGGTTTGTGCAACAACCACAATACCAAGAGTCTTGCCGCAGGGTTTTAGCGGGTCTTTATCATGTAAACCAGGAAACATCTCTGCCGCCTAGTATGGGGCGCAGGTTGTACGGCAGTAGATTAAGGGCCAGTGTATCTAGGCTGGAACGGTTTACTACCTGTCCCTTCTCTCATTTTCTTTCCCATGGCTTGAAACTAAAGGAACGTTCCCAATTTAAATTAGCGGCACCGGATTTAGGACAGTTTTTCCATGCAGCCCTCAAGCTCTTTGCCGAACGAATTAAAGCACTTTCTTTAGACTGGGGTCAACTATCACGTGGGCAAATTATAACTATCACCGGGGAAATCGTGGAAGAGTTGGCTCCTCAACTGCAAAATGAAATTCTTCTCAGCACTGCCCGCCATCGCTATTTAATTAAGAAACTGAGAAGAACCCTGGAAAGAGCTGTGGTTACCCTGGCAGAGCACGCCAGAAGAGGTTCCTTCCGGCCGGTGGCGGTGGAGATTGGCTTTGGCGATAATGCTGAACTACCAGCTGTTCAATTGGATTTGGCAGATCACTGTCAGATGGAAATGGCGGGTCGCATTGATAGGATAGACAGTGCCTGTGAGGGTGGCCAGCACTACTATTCTCTTATAGACTACAAGTCCGGTCAGCCAGATATTAAGTTGGCTGATATTGTGCATGGTTTAAAGCTGCAGCTACTTACTTACTTGGATGTAGCACTACGGTATTCCAAGCAGTTGACACAGCAGGAGGCCTTACCCGCTGCCATGTTGTACTTTAGTGTACGGGATCCTTTTGTTGCCAGTACAGGTCCCATGACAGAGGAAGAAGCTGAAAAGAATCTACTCAAACAATTAAAGATGAAAGGTTTGCTGTTGGCCGATCCACTGGTGATTAGCAAGATGGATAAAGAACTGAGCGGACAATCCGACCTATTACCGGTGGGATTGAAGAAAAACGGAGATTTTTACTCCAATTCCAGGGTTATCACAGAAGAGCAGTTTAAGTTATTGCGAAATTACCTGGAATTTAAATTAAAGTCCATCGGTCAGCAAATGGTGAGCGGTGATATTGCCATCAGCCCCTATCAGAGGGGAAAAGAAAAAGCTTGCCGTTATTGTATCTTTAAATCAGTATGTCAGTTTGACCCTTTGCTGGAGGATAATTTGTTCCGATTGCTGGCCGACCAAGAGGAGCAGGTACTTTGGTCGCTGATTAAAGAAAGTCTGGGTGATAAGCATGAGTGA